One Excalfactoria chinensis isolate bCotChi1 chromosome 19, bCotChi1.hap2, whole genome shotgun sequence genomic window carries:
- the IFT22 gene encoding intraflagellar transport protein 22 homolog isoform X1 gives MLKVKVLLVGPRESGKSVLANFVSESIEGIGSYVPTQGVRILEYEKPNLNGNSKGAECRFELWDCSGDQKFETCWPALMKDSHGVIIIFNPEQPSHLKEIEMWYSCFVQQQPLLDSQCLLVAHHKPGSAEDTENLSLAYPLNKLKLIHSNLEEDPEDVRMEFMKYFRSVINLLNESREKEEMSIIS, from the exons ATGTTGAAGGTGAAGGTGTTGCTGGTGGGGCCACGCGAG TCTGGAAAATCCGTGTTGGCAAactttgtttcagaaagcaTAGAGGGCATTGGCAGCTATGTCCCGACGCAAGGAGTAAG GATCCTGGAGTATGAGAAGCCGAACTTGAATGGGAACAGCAAGGGAGCTGAGTGTCGATTTGAGCTGTGGGACTGCAGCGGTGATCAGAA GTTTGAAACATGCTGGCCAGCTCTTATGAAGGATTCTCATGGCGTCATCATAATCTTCAATCCTGAGCAGCCCAGTCACCTGAAAGAAATCGAAATGTGGTACTCCTGTTTcgtgcagcagcagccactgctcGATAGCCAGTGTCTCCTTGTTGCACATCACAAGCCAGGCAGTGCAGAGGACACAGAAAATCTGTCCTTAG CTTACCCATTGAACAAGCTGAAACTAATACATTCCAACTTAGAAGAAGATCCTGAAGATGTTCGGATGGAATTTATGAAATACTTCAGAAGCGTTATCAATTTATTAAAtgagagcagagagaaggaagaaatgtcaATTATTTCGTAA
- the IFT22 gene encoding intraflagellar transport protein 22 homolog isoform X2: MKDSHGVIIIFNPEQPSHLKEIEMWYSCFVQQQPLLDSQCLLVAHHKPGSAEDTENLSLAYPLNKLKLIHSNLEEDPEDVRMEFMKYFRSVINLLNESREKEEMSIIS; the protein is encoded by the exons ATGAAGGATTCTCATGGCGTCATCATAATCTTCAATCCTGAGCAGCCCAGTCACCTGAAAGAAATCGAAATGTGGTACTCCTGTTTcgtgcagcagcagccactgctcGATAGCCAGTGTCTCCTTGTTGCACATCACAAGCCAGGCAGTGCAGAGGACACAGAAAATCTGTCCTTAG CTTACCCATTGAACAAGCTGAAACTAATACATTCCAACTTAGAAGAAGATCCTGAAGATGTTCGGATGGAATTTATGAAATACTTCAGAAGCGTTATCAATTTATTAAAtgagagcagagagaaggaagaaatgtcaATTATTTCGTAA